A stretch of Aureispira sp. CCB-E DNA encodes these proteins:
- a CDS encoding SusD/RagB family nutrient-binding outer membrane lipoprotein: MIRIKSFHLIILMLILVGFSSCEQYFGDTNVDPDSPSSVTPPVILPAAQLRLAYVVGGDASRFSSIFTQHVDGVTRQFSVIQNYGLQPTDVDALWSQNLYSGILQEINQLKISANGNPHYTGIAQVLEAYTIMLTTDLFGDVPYSQALQGRENLQPMFDSQESIYTSIQNLLDESITNFAATNNGLVPGPDDVIYGGDISLWTKFAYSLKARAHLHLGLVDQSNYTKALTALTNGFSSWEDDADLKFGTAATANAPWFQYNNERNDIAVGANYVSLMNSLNDTVRGKILGAPLTVPHPIFVPDQAQPLMTYTELKFIEAECRMKTEGATAATHQAYLDGISSSFAELGVSGDYPAYVAQGAVDPGQATLSMNEIMTQKYIALYTDVEVFNDWRRTGIPSLTPNSGSQIPVRLPYPNDEVNYNSNCPVGVTLFDKVWWDMN, encoded by the coding sequence ATGATTCGTATAAAATCATTTCATCTGATCATCTTGATGCTTATCCTAGTTGGATTTAGCTCGTGTGAGCAGTATTTTGGAGATACCAACGTAGATCCAGATAGCCCCTCTAGCGTCACTCCCCCTGTAATCCTTCCTGCTGCTCAATTGAGATTGGCATATGTGGTAGGTGGAGATGCGTCAAGATTTAGTTCAATCTTCACACAGCATGTTGACGGGGTTACTCGCCAATTTTCTGTCATCCAAAACTATGGGCTCCAACCAACAGATGTTGATGCACTTTGGAGTCAAAATCTTTACTCTGGTATCTTACAAGAGATCAACCAATTAAAGATTAGTGCTAATGGAAATCCACATTATACTGGAATAGCTCAAGTCTTAGAAGCCTACACAATCATGTTGACAACCGATTTATTCGGCGACGTTCCTTATAGCCAAGCATTACAAGGACGTGAAAACTTACAACCAATGTTTGATAGCCAAGAAAGTATTTATACTAGCATTCAAAATCTTTTGGACGAAAGTATCACTAACTTCGCAGCTACCAACAATGGACTTGTACCTGGACCAGACGATGTTATATATGGTGGAGATATTTCTCTTTGGACTAAATTTGCTTATTCGCTAAAAGCTAGAGCTCATTTGCACTTGGGGTTAGTTGATCAAAGTAATTACACCAAAGCACTAACGGCTTTAACCAATGGTTTTTCTTCATGGGAAGATGATGCTGACTTAAAATTTGGTACGGCAGCAACGGCTAATGCACCATGGTTTCAATACAACAATGAAAGAAATGATATTGCTGTTGGAGCCAACTATGTTAGTTTAATGAATTCTTTGAATGACACTGTTAGAGGGAAGATTTTGGGTGCGCCACTAACTGTACCTCATCCTATATTTGTACCAGATCAAGCTCAACCTCTAATGACGTATACAGAGTTGAAGTTTATAGAGGCAGAGTGTAGAATGAAAACTGAAGGTGCTACTGCGGCAACGCATCAAGCTTACTTGGATGGTATTTCTAGTTCTTTTGCGGAATTGGGTGTTAGTGGAGACTATCCTGCTTATGTGGCTCAAGGTGCCGTTGATCCTGGTCAAGCTACACTTAGTATGAACGAAATTATGACGCAAAAATACATCGCATTGTATACAGATGTAGAAGTATTCAATGATTGGAGAAGAACAGGTATCCCTAGTTTGACTCCAAATTCTGGTTCTCAAATTCCTGTTAGATTGCCTTACCCTAATGATGAGGTTAACTATAATTCAAATTGTCCTGTAGGGGTAACTCTATTTGACAAAGTATGGTGGGATATGAACTAA
- a CDS encoding DUF6089 family protein, whose protein sequence is MYKLIILLLTSCFCCLSTTKAQFVELGGFGGALSFNGDVNEGDILSNTNAAFGGFFRYNPHPHLAVTLSFIKGTLEAKDRSSKHNNIRERNLSFKSDLMEFSLIPEFNILPFYPKKSKQILAPYIGIGIGVIVFNPTTKYEGEWVALQAIGTEGQGLEGYPSKYSLVEFAVPVLLGLKYSIGGRLNIALEIGYRFTTTDYLDDVSTIYLPKKTLMNSSQLAVALSNRTEEYTGVVADHLTGTRRGNSNNKDSYLTFGIRISFGLYGKKAYKRKKMQYKINKWF, encoded by the coding sequence ATGTATAAGCTAATTATTCTCCTCCTCACAAGCTGTTTTTGTTGCCTGTCTACTACAAAAGCTCAATTTGTAGAGTTAGGAGGCTTTGGAGGAGCCTTAAGTTTTAATGGAGATGTTAACGAAGGAGATATTTTGTCTAATACCAATGCTGCCTTTGGAGGCTTTTTTCGTTACAATCCTCATCCTCACTTAGCCGTTACTTTAAGTTTTATAAAAGGAACCTTAGAAGCCAAGGACCGTTCCTCAAAACACAACAATATTCGCGAGCGAAATCTCAGCTTTAAGTCGGATTTGATGGAATTTTCCTTAATTCCTGAGTTTAATATACTACCATTTTATCCTAAAAAATCTAAGCAAATACTGGCACCTTATATTGGTATTGGAATAGGTGTTATTGTCTTCAATCCAACCACAAAGTACGAAGGCGAGTGGGTTGCGCTACAAGCGATTGGAACAGAAGGTCAAGGCTTAGAGGGCTATCCTTCTAAATATAGCTTGGTAGAGTTCGCTGTTCCTGTATTATTAGGTTTAAAGTATTCTATTGGTGGTCGATTAAACATCGCTTTGGAAATCGGATATCGATTTACAACAACAGATTACTTAGATGATGTGAGCACGATCTATTTGCCTAAAAAAACATTAATGAATAGTAGCCAGTTAGCAGTAGCATTATCAAACAGAACGGAAGAATACACAGGAGTAGTTGCCGATCATTTGACAGGAACACGCCGAGGGAATTCTAACAATAAAGATAGTTATCTTACTTTTGGAATTCGGATATCCTTTGGATTGTATGGGAAAAAAGCGTACAAACGGAAAAAGATGCAGTATAAAATTAATAAATGGTTTTAG
- a CDS encoding DUF6089 family protein, with the protein MKRILLIVAVVCAPFLTKAQFNWGHNYFEVGLGGGVMNYSGELTNSIFDFKHMHFGGALFGRYNVGPFFSVRLQLALGSISGSDADSPDFRNRIRNLSFNSHLFEGSLIAEANLMGFQPRGHEKMFSPYVFVGIGVFNFNPYTTHFDPNLDGQRVFLQEINTEGQGSSTFSNRSPYARTQISIPMGLGIKYAVNSNISIGFEVGFRPTFTDYLDDVGQTYPVNALTGEPFYDQTPYLAGQYGDKSTQELFADKSYSFILDELQARALAGDPNLNAELATHIQGMTLSEFLNYITPYIDNPNTAIAGSKEEAAVTEYNGYINARGGNLVRGDKLNDWYVFTMVTVSYNFIENGLVGARKRRKRRAGCKSSQF; encoded by the coding sequence ATGAAAAGAATATTGTTGATTGTTGCAGTTGTGTGTGCCCCATTTTTAACTAAAGCTCAATTTAATTGGGGACATAACTACTTTGAAGTTGGTCTAGGTGGTGGTGTTATGAACTATTCTGGCGAATTGACCAATTCAATTTTTGATTTTAAGCACATGCATTTTGGTGGTGCGTTGTTTGGTCGATATAATGTTGGTCCATTTTTTAGCGTACGTTTGCAGTTGGCATTGGGATCTATTTCTGGAAGTGATGCCGATTCGCCTGATTTTAGAAATAGAATTCGAAATTTAAGTTTTAACTCACATCTTTTTGAAGGTTCTTTGATTGCGGAAGCAAACCTAATGGGATTTCAGCCTAGAGGACATGAGAAAATGTTTTCACCTTATGTTTTTGTAGGAATAGGTGTGTTTAACTTTAATCCTTATACGACACATTTTGATCCAAACTTAGACGGTCAACGGGTATTTTTGCAAGAAATAAACACAGAAGGACAGGGAAGTTCTACATTTTCCAATAGATCGCCTTATGCTAGAACGCAAATATCTATTCCAATGGGACTAGGGATTAAATATGCTGTTAATAGTAATATTAGCATCGGCTTTGAAGTAGGATTCCGTCCAACGTTTACAGATTATTTGGATGATGTTGGTCAAACATATCCTGTAAATGCTTTAACAGGAGAGCCGTTTTATGATCAAACGCCTTATTTGGCAGGACAATATGGAGATAAGTCGACACAAGAGTTATTTGCGGATAAGAGTTATTCTTTTATTTTAGATGAATTGCAAGCAAGAGCTTTGGCAGGTGATCCGAATTTAAATGCAGAGTTAGCAACGCATATTCAAGGAATGACTCTAAGCGAGTTTTTGAATTACATTACGCCTTATATAGATAATCCTAATACTGCAATTGCTGGTTCAAAAGAAGAGGCAGCAGTGACAGAATACAATGGGTATATTAATGCTAGAGGAGGAAACTTAGTAAGAGGGGATAAATTGAACGATTGGTATGTGTTTACTATGGTGACTGTTTCTTACAACTTTATTGAAAACGGTTTGGTAGGTGCCCGCAAACGTCGCAAGAGAAGAGCCGGATGTAAAAGCTCTCAGTTTTAA
- a CDS encoding DUF4249 family protein: MRYLVCLSLFLVLIACEDMETVVEVELPPIEKKLVIECYLEAGQPYRLLLTETKDYFDDLKACPFVRKAIVVITHGGIKDTLNEAFFFNDNCDVDDIIPYGFLPYLSPDSTRFFNYGSTSLCPLDYTQPFTVEVWDTISNRYATATTQFLPPSPILDFKTEFNNSGKAYALLTTEDDPNTENYYRLVLHETSLTKKGEGLLPIPVGRKPRFDRVLDDGGIFNGNVVTTASNYRFESGDTLIGTIYHLEKHYHDYLESVRDAQGANNSPFGQPAAIQSNITGGTGIFTFLSYDRDTIYVP; encoded by the coding sequence ATGCGTTATTTAGTCTGTTTGTCGCTTTTTCTTGTATTGATTGCTTGCGAAGATATGGAGACAGTTGTTGAAGTAGAATTGCCACCAATAGAAAAGAAATTGGTCATTGAGTGTTATTTGGAAGCTGGACAACCTTATCGATTGTTATTGACAGAAACCAAGGACTATTTTGATGATTTGAAAGCCTGTCCATTTGTTCGAAAAGCAATTGTTGTTATAACACATGGAGGAATAAAAGACACGCTAAATGAGGCTTTCTTTTTTAATGACAATTGTGACGTAGACGATATTATTCCTTATGGCTTTTTGCCTTATTTAAGTCCAGATTCAACTCGATTTTTTAATTATGGTTCTACTTCATTGTGTCCATTGGATTACACCCAACCATTTACCGTAGAAGTATGGGATACCATTAGCAATCGTTATGCTACGGCAACCACCCAATTTTTGCCTCCATCACCTATTTTAGATTTTAAGACAGAGTTTAATAACTCAGGAAAAGCATATGCTTTATTAACAACAGAAGACGACCCTAATACAGAAAATTATTATCGTTTGGTATTGCATGAAACTTCGTTAACCAAAAAGGGAGAAGGGCTTTTGCCTATTCCTGTAGGTCGAAAACCAAGATTTGATCGAGTATTAGATGATGGTGGTATTTTTAATGGCAATGTTGTAACTACAGCCTCCAATTATCGTTTTGAATCGGGAGATACATTAATTGGAACTATTTATCATTTAGAGAAGCATTACCACGATTACTTAGAGTCGGTTCGAGATGCTCAAGGAGCCAATAATAGTCCTTTTGGTCAGCCTGCGGCTATACAGTCTAATATCACAGGAGGAACAGGAATATTCACCTTCTTGTCTTATGATCGTGATACCATTTATGTTCCTTGA
- a CDS encoding IS110 family transposase, producing MSTYTTIIGIDVSKNVLDINELTNSNNKSYSIKNTNLEIRIWLSKIKTKNTLFVLEPTGCYSQRVLYFLRNLSFDVSLVNPSQSHNFMQVLGITNKNDVQAAKALALMGQRLDLPLYNHRTDDMENRKQLLTTISGLKKQRQMLKNQLHAFNHQIVFATKAVESLKTILQTVEIEIQELEEQLNTLDDEEIEHQLELMQSVVGIGSKTAQALICATGGIQNFKQPQQLAKFLGLAPSSHISGSSVYKKGGITKKGNAEVRACLYMATRSARKYNKSCKDLYDRLRSIGKCHKVAAVAVMHKLVKQVFGVVKSGNPFDNQYYLKFNVN from the coding sequence ATGAGTACTTATACAACTATTATTGGAATTGATGTCAGTAAAAATGTTTTAGATATTAACGAATTAACAAATTCAAATAACAAAAGTTATTCAATTAAAAATACAAATCTAGAAATAAGGATATGGTTATCTAAGATAAAAACAAAAAATACTTTATTTGTCTTAGAACCGACTGGCTGTTACAGTCAACGAGTCTTATACTTTTTAAGAAATTTAAGTTTCGACGTATCCCTTGTTAATCCTAGTCAAAGCCATAATTTCATGCAAGTACTAGGTATCACTAATAAAAATGATGTACAAGCAGCCAAAGCATTAGCTTTGATGGGACAACGTTTAGACTTGCCTTTATACAACCATCGAACAGATGATATGGAAAACCGAAAACAACTTTTGACAACGATAAGTGGCTTAAAAAAGCAACGTCAAATGCTAAAAAATCAACTGCATGCTTTTAATCACCAAATTGTATTTGCGACTAAAGCTGTAGAATCATTAAAAACAATTTTACAAACCGTAGAGATTGAAATTCAAGAACTAGAAGAGCAATTAAATACGCTTGATGATGAGGAGATAGAACATCAACTGGAATTGATGCAATCAGTTGTTGGGATTGGATCTAAAACAGCACAGGCATTAATCTGTGCAACAGGAGGTATACAAAATTTCAAGCAACCACAGCAACTAGCTAAGTTTCTAGGTCTTGCTCCTTCTTCTCATATTTCTGGATCTTCTGTTTATAAAAAAGGAGGAATAACAAAAAAAGGAAACGCAGAAGTTCGAGCATGCTTATATATGGCTACCCGAAGTGCTAGGAAATATAATAAAAGTTGTAAAGATTTATACGATCGTTTGCGAAGCATCGGAAAATGCCACAAGGTTGCTGCTGTTGCTGTTATGCATAAACTTGTCAAACAGGTTTTTGGCGTTGTCAAATCTGGTAATCCTTTTGATAACCAGTATTATTTAAAATTTAATGTAAATTAA
- a CDS encoding TonB-dependent receptor yields the protein MLRYTICLFLFLLVGAVWGQTHTVSGVLKDASSGETLIGANVYVGDGTTGTITNEYGFYSLTLAQDTIRLTYSYIGLTPVIHQFYLSQDTILSFELSEGVEIKEVTVQANSNKEKVNSTQMGLDEVSVKEAKEIAAAFGEVDVIKVLQLKPGVQSGSEGSSGLFVRGGGADQNHFILDEAPIYNPSHLFGFFSTFNADAIKNVKLFKAGFPSEYGGKLSSVIDIRMREGNRKDFHVTGGLGLISSRLTIEGPLVKNKGSFIVSGRRTYVDIFTSILNEANKDNEDWVQIPNYSFYDINLKANYDLGEKDRLFLSGYFGRDVFLYAADGINFNFEWGNAAGTLRWNHTISSKLFVNTSFTFSDYLYTIKNKFDEFDVSLGSGIRDMNLKTDFSWFPSTKHLIKFGLNAIYHQFSVGRFSAGNGNNLNFEAGSNFQSGEFGAYFSDDWTISSRVKLLTGLRWSAFYNSGQFYWAAEPRLALKYSVHPTVSLKASYARMTQYIHLVSTSGASLPTDVWYPSNKNVQPQSSDLVSAGFSWAIGKDFFLSGEGYYKWMQRQIDFRDGAQLFINDELDKEFVFGKGYSYGGEFYLEKKNGMIRGWIGYSLSWTWREFAEINNGKPFHPKHDRRHDISVVVIWDIPWTGPKFPLTVSATWVYGTGNATTLPAGRYLSSGIVGSNPYSFVPIYTERGSFRMPAYHRMDFGIVWKLFPLSKKRFKSDLTFSVYNVYNRRNAFFMYIDAVYPNGRGQSNQTTLPDRFEAKTVSLFPIIPTVTWNFTW from the coding sequence ATGTTACGATATACAATATGCCTGTTTCTGTTTTTACTAGTTGGTGCTGTTTGGGGACAAACTCATACTGTAAGTGGTGTCCTTAAAGATGCTTCTAGTGGAGAAACTTTGATTGGGGCTAATGTTTATGTAGGCGATGGGACAACAGGAACCATTACGAATGAGTACGGTTTTTATTCGCTGACATTGGCGCAAGACACCATACGACTTACTTATTCTTATATTGGTTTAACGCCAGTTATCCATCAATTTTATTTGTCCCAAGATACGATCCTTAGCTTTGAACTAAGCGAAGGAGTGGAGATAAAAGAGGTAACCGTTCAGGCAAATTCCAACAAAGAAAAAGTGAATTCTACGCAAATGGGATTGGATGAAGTCTCTGTCAAAGAGGCAAAGGAAATTGCTGCTGCATTTGGAGAAGTTGATGTCATTAAAGTATTGCAGTTGAAGCCAGGAGTACAATCTGGTTCGGAAGGATCGTCTGGTTTATTTGTTCGAGGTGGTGGCGCAGATCAAAATCACTTTATTTTGGACGAGGCTCCAATTTACAATCCAAGTCATTTGTTTGGTTTCTTTAGTACGTTTAATGCAGATGCGATTAAGAATGTCAAATTATTTAAGGCGGGCTTCCCTTCAGAATATGGAGGAAAACTATCGTCTGTAATTGATATTCGTATGCGAGAAGGCAACCGAAAAGATTTTCACGTAACAGGAGGATTGGGACTTATTTCTTCTCGTTTGACAATAGAAGGACCACTTGTCAAAAACAAAGGTTCATTTATTGTTTCAGGGCGCCGAACGTACGTAGATATTTTTACGTCTATTCTTAACGAAGCGAACAAAGATAATGAGGATTGGGTGCAAATCCCCAACTATAGTTTTTATGATATTAATCTTAAAGCCAACTACGATTTGGGTGAAAAAGATCGTTTGTTTTTAAGTGGTTATTTTGGTCGAGATGTTTTTTTGTATGCTGCTGATGGGATCAATTTTAATTTTGAATGGGGGAATGCCGCAGGAACTTTGCGTTGGAACCATACGATTTCCTCCAAGCTATTTGTCAATACGAGTTTTACATTTTCGGATTATTTGTATACTATTAAGAATAAGTTTGACGAATTTGATGTTAGCTTAGGATCTGGAATTCGGGATATGAATTTGAAAACAGATTTTAGTTGGTTTCCATCGACAAAACATTTGATCAAATTTGGTTTGAATGCTATTTATCATCAATTTTCGGTAGGGAGGTTTAGTGCAGGCAATGGAAATAATTTGAACTTTGAGGCGGGAAGTAATTTTCAATCAGGAGAATTTGGTGCCTATTTTTCGGATGATTGGACAATTTCAAGTCGGGTTAAATTATTAACAGGTTTGCGTTGGAGTGCTTTTTATAATTCAGGGCAATTTTACTGGGCAGCAGAACCTCGATTAGCACTCAAATACAGTGTTCACCCTACCGTATCTTTAAAGGCAAGTTATGCTAGAATGACACAGTATATTCATTTGGTCTCGACTTCGGGAGCATCCTTGCCAACTGATGTTTGGTATCCTTCTAATAAAAACGTACAACCACAATCATCAGATTTAGTATCTGCGGGTTTTTCTTGGGCGATAGGAAAGGACTTTTTTCTAAGCGGAGAAGGATATTATAAATGGATGCAGCGTCAAATTGATTTTAGAGACGGGGCGCAATTGTTTATCAATGATGAATTGGATAAGGAGTTTGTATTTGGAAAAGGCTATAGTTATGGAGGTGAATTTTATTTGGAGAAGAAAAATGGTATGATACGTGGTTGGATTGGCTATTCGTTGTCTTGGACGTGGCGAGAATTTGCCGAAATCAACAATGGAAAACCGTTTCACCCCAAACATGATAGACGACATGATATTTCGGTTGTTGTTATTTGGGATATTCCTTGGACAGGTCCCAAATTCCCATTAACAGTAAGTGCTACGTGGGTTTATGGAACAGGAAATGCAACTACCTTGCCTGCTGGGCGTTATTTGTCATCTGGAATTGTAGGTTCTAATCCCTATTCCTTTGTGCCTATTTATACAGAAAGAGGATCGTTTAGAATGCCCGCTTATCATCGAATGGATTTTGGGATTGTTTGGAAATTATTTCCATTGAGCAAAAAGCGTTTTAAGAGCGACTTGACATTTAGTGTGTACAATGTATACAATCGAAGAAATGCGTTTTTTATGTACATTGATGCGGTTTATCCCAATGGTAGAGGGCAGAGCAATCAAACAACGTTACCAGATCGCTTTGAAGCTAAAACCGTTTCTTTGTTCCCTATTATTCCTACCGTAACTTGGAATTTTACATGGTAA
- a CDS encoding DUF3276 family protein produces MGFDNKDSRFESVYSQKVKAGKRRTYFFDVRKTKGADYYVTITESTRRFEDDSYSRHKIFLYKEDFNRFVESLVDVVDHIKNDLLPDYDYDEFTRRHEEREKEYEENNYNHADNDSTNDDGDVGEW; encoded by the coding sequence GTGGGATTTGATAATAAAGATAGCCGTTTTGAAAGTGTGTATTCTCAGAAGGTAAAAGCAGGAAAGAGAAGAACGTATTTCTTTGATGTGCGCAAAACTAAAGGTGCAGATTACTATGTGACTATTACAGAAAGCACTCGTCGATTCGAAGATGATTCTTATTCTAGACACAAAATTTTCTTGTACAAAGAGGATTTCAACCGCTTTGTAGAAAGCTTAGTAGATGTAGTAGATCATATCAAAAATGATTTGTTGCCAGATTATGATTATGATGAGTTTACACGCCGTCATGAAGAAAGAGAAAAAGAATATGAGGAGAACAATTACAACCATGCAGACAATGACTCTACAAATGATGATGGAGATGTGGGAGAGTGGTAA
- a CDS encoding MarR family winged helix-turn-helix transcriptional regulator gives MKIEEEIKQTKPFDSPQTKAVVNLNFTASWLCGLQTQLLKPYGISIQQYNILRILKGMRPKPATVKILIERMIDKNSNASRLVDKLLKKGLLERNACSRDRRRVDVMITEAGLDMVNQISRAMKKNKTFVNLTDEEALLLSDLLDKMRDT, from the coding sequence ATGAAAATCGAAGAAGAGATCAAACAGACAAAGCCTTTTGATAGTCCACAAACAAAAGCTGTTGTAAATCTAAATTTTACAGCTTCTTGGTTGTGTGGATTGCAGACACAGTTGTTGAAACCCTATGGAATTTCAATACAACAATATAACATACTTAGAATATTGAAGGGGATGCGCCCTAAACCCGCAACCGTTAAGATATTAATAGAACGAATGATTGACAAAAATTCCAATGCTTCTAGATTGGTTGATAAGCTGTTGAAAAAAGGCTTGTTGGAGCGAAATGCTTGTTCTAGAGATAGAAGAAGAGTGGATGTAATGATTACAGAAGCTGGACTGGATATGGTCAATCAAATTTCTAGAGCCATGAAGAAGAATAAAACTTTTGTCAACTTAACCGATGAAGAAGCTTTGCTCTTGTCTGATTTGTTGGATAAAATGAGAGATACATAG
- a CDS encoding helix-turn-helix transcriptional regulator translates to MWYRIFLLVFAANLFIACEAAQKQDLGKDFYKSIGAQIREERLQKGISQQDLADAVGVTQNGLSLIEDGLATPIHTKLIAIQNYLDVKFKFNGKYATIEEYLEGKN, encoded by the coding sequence ATGTGGTATAGAATATTTTTGTTGGTATTTGCTGCAAATTTGTTTATAGCTTGCGAAGCTGCTCAAAAACAGGACTTAGGGAAGGATTTTTATAAGAGTATTGGAGCACAAATACGGGAAGAACGACTTCAAAAGGGAATTTCTCAACAAGATTTGGCAGACGCTGTTGGGGTAACTCAAAATGGTCTTAGTTTGATTGAAGATGGCTTGGCGACCCCTATCCATACAAAGTTAATTGCTATACAAAATTATTTAGATGTAAAATTCAAGTTTAATGGAAAATATGCTACAATAGAAGAGTATTTGGAAGGAAAAAACTAA
- a CDS encoding S24 family peptidase codes for MSNFIDNTVNQRFRLVYDQLKEEGKIKSKSDIASQLGTYNHVVNSILKGKRNITLDQMNKLIDIYGINANFLFGGSNQMFEGHEDMHIPLTQKIFEGQKNITLVNAHAMAGNSLGAQNSDYDDASQEKIEIQKFSIPGLEGDLTAIEISGDSMLPNITNGDIVICEKVESGPNGSIKDNSVYVVVTSDSVVAKRVQNIKHENQTVGLRLISDNQIYPPYEVEIQEVLALYRVKHRITNYGIA; via the coding sequence ATGTCTAACTTTATTGATAATACTGTTAACCAACGCTTCCGCTTAGTTTATGATCAACTAAAAGAAGAAGGAAAAATCAAAAGTAAATCAGATATCGCTTCTCAATTAGGAACGTACAACCATGTTGTTAACAGTATTCTAAAAGGAAAACGCAATATCACTTTAGATCAAATGAATAAATTGATTGATATCTATGGTATAAATGCTAACTTTCTTTTTGGTGGAAGCAACCAAATGTTTGAAGGGCATGAAGATATGCACATCCCTCTAACTCAAAAAATATTTGAAGGACAAAAGAACATCACACTTGTCAATGCACATGCTATGGCTGGAAATTCATTGGGTGCTCAAAATTCTGATTACGATGATGCTAGCCAAGAGAAAATAGAAATTCAAAAGTTTTCTATCCCTGGTTTAGAAGGGGACTTAACTGCTATTGAAATTAGTGGCGATAGTATGTTGCCGAATATTACCAATGGAGATATTGTTATTTGTGAAAAGGTAGAAAGTGGTCCGAATGGTTCTATTAAAGATAACTCGGTTTATGTTGTCGTAACTAGTGATTCTGTTGTTGCTAAACGAGTTCAAAACATCAAACACGAAAATCAAACGGTTGGATTGCGCTTAATTTCAGACAATCAAATCTATCCTCCTTATGAAGTAGAGATTCAAGAAGTACTAGCACTCTACCGTGTCAAGCACAGAATTACCAATTACGGCATTGCTTAA
- a CDS encoding glycosyltransferase family A protein, producing MPQLSIITATHNRSKLFQEICLPSLLAQTNQNFEWIIINDGACSTTRKIIQQQSECSIIYVETAHKGLIHARNKGLSLASAPLISFLDDDNALHPSFVQEVLNFFDANPSVQMCNPIRKQRRDIYKDGVRIKTGKEFFRPTIDATNIDFIQNNPKAWFDSNGFVHKKNDTIRFNSNMLIMSDYEYLLQCFSLWGLDSLAILPKELILYIQTNHGIIGQSNFQEWLQEFEFIYQNQTAYAIFKTVPIEPWLLKEIEDLKLKVEQNKKLPGF from the coding sequence ATGCCACAATTAAGTATTATCACAGCTACTCATAATAGATCCAAGCTATTTCAGGAGATTTGCCTGCCTAGTTTACTGGCGCAAACCAATCAAAACTTTGAGTGGATTATTATTAACGATGGTGCTTGTTCTACTACTCGAAAAATTATTCAACAACAATCCGAGTGTTCGATTATTTATGTAGAGACAGCCCACAAAGGACTTATTCATGCCCGCAACAAAGGACTTTCTTTAGCTTCTGCTCCTCTTATTAGTTTTTTGGACGATGACAATGCTTTACACCCCTCTTTTGTACAAGAGGTCTTGAATTTTTTTGACGCCAATCCGTCTGTTCAAATGTGCAACCCCATCCGAAAACAAAGACGAGATATTTATAAAGATGGTGTTCGTATCAAAACAGGAAAAGAGTTTTTTCGTCCAACAATTGATGCTACTAATATTGATTTTATTCAGAATAACCCCAAAGCATGGTTTGATAGTAATGGTTTTGTTCACAAAAAAAATGATACCATTCGCTTCAATTCGAACATGCTAATTATGTCGGATTACGAGTACTTACTCCAGTGTTTTTCTTTGTGGGGTTTAGACTCTTTGGCTATTTTACCCAAAGAATTGATTTTATACATACAAACGAATCATGGTATTATTGGGCAATCCAACTTTCAAGAGTGGTTGCAAGAATTTGAATTCATTTATCAAAATCAAACAGCATACGCTATCTTCAAAACCGTTCCTATAGAACCATGGCTACTGAAGGAGATTGAAGATTTGAAACTCAAAGTAGAACAAAACAAAAAGCTACCTGGTTTCTAA